A stretch of Deltaproteobacteria bacterium DNA encodes these proteins:
- a CDS encoding acyl-CoA dehydrogenase family protein, protein MDFELSEEQRDIIKAAREFAEGEFPDLAQECDRSEEFPKGVWKKACELGFVGVFIEETYGGAGLGFLEHCLINEEFWRVDPGIAGSVLSATFGSEMIQLFGNEEQKTRWLPPLVRGEAITGAAITEPDAGSDVASVKTTATLENDEYVINGNKMFITNGTIADFLQVLCLTEPEAPSRHDRFSVITVETDRKGFEANKLTNKLGIRASDTAEISFSDVRVPRGNLVGTPGRGFQQLMTFFDHTRLHICAQATGLAQGAMEQAIDHVRQRRQFGKALASFQAVQFKIAEMATRIEAGRTLYQKAAWLVDQGKVDPHLISMAKWFTGETAVHVADEALQLHGGYGYIGDYNIERFYRDSKVVEIYEGTKEIEKIIIARNLLGRY, encoded by the coding sequence ATGGACTTCGAATTGAGCGAAGAACAGAGAGACATCATCAAGGCTGCCCGGGAATTTGCCGAGGGGGAATTCCCGGATTTGGCCCAGGAGTGCGACCGCTCGGAAGAGTTCCCCAAAGGTGTCTGGAAAAAGGCCTGCGAGCTTGGCTTTGTCGGGGTCTTTATCGAGGAAACCTATGGAGGGGCCGGGCTTGGATTTCTGGAGCACTGTCTGATAAACGAGGAGTTCTGGAGAGTGGATCCCGGAATCGCCGGATCTGTCCTGTCAGCCACTTTCGGTTCGGAGATGATCCAACTCTTCGGCAATGAGGAGCAGAAGACCAGATGGCTCCCTCCTCTGGTTCGTGGAGAGGCCATCACCGGAGCCGCCATCACCGAACCCGATGCAGGAAGCGATGTGGCCTCGGTCAAGACCACGGCCACCCTGGAGAATGACGAGTATGTCATCAACGGTAACAAGATGTTCATCACCAATGGAACGATCGCCGATTTCCTCCAGGTCCTCTGCCTGACAGAGCCAGAGGCTCCTTCCAGGCATGACCGTTTCAGCGTGATCACGGTCGAGACGGATCGAAAAGGTTTTGAAGCCAACAAGCTGACCAACAAACTGGGGATCCGGGCTTCGGACACGGCCGAGATCTCTTTCAGTGATGTCAGGGTGCCGAGGGGAAACCTGGTGGGAACCCCCGGCCGCGGATTCCAACAGCTCATGACCTTCTTCGATCATACCCGCCTCCACATATGCGCCCAGGCAACCGGTCTGGCCCAGGGAGCGATGGAGCAGGCGATCGACCACGTGCGGCAACGGAGACAGTTCGGTAAAGCTCTGGCCTCCTTTCAGGCGGTTCAGTTCAAGATCGCCGAGATGGCCACCCGCATCGAGGCGGGACGTACCCTTTACCAGAAGGCCGCCTGGCTCGTCGACCAAGGCAAGGTGGACCCACACCTGATCTCCATGGCCAAATGGTTCACAGGGGAGACCGCTGTCCACGTCGCAGACGAGGCCCTCCAACTCCACGGAGGCTACGGATATATCGGCGACTACAACATCGAGCGATTCTATCGAGACTCAAAAGTGGTCGAGATATACGAGGGAACCAAGGAGATAGAGAAGATCATCATCGCCCGGAATCTATTGGGCAGGTATTGA
- a CDS encoding ABC transporter substrate-binding protein has translation MKLSRHAVVAVVVLAIVAMVLPLSAFARTKIEYFFPTMVEGPLAREMTKIVNEYNKMQDQVKVIAAYTGTYDETKIKAQAAFEAGKPPAVVLMSPFSIFDFVLSDYLEPLNPMIKADGMDPEEFFADFWEAAHPNAIFDGTIVAVPFQMSTPLLYVNCEHLAEVGLSCEKPPATWKELVAAAKKLTKKQGNKVIRWGIMMPSNYDYLGWLLEALTLTNGGRFFNTDYRGEVYYDTPTTKGALQLWYDFVYKHGVMPAGVTEGREVGAAFFAGKASMVMLSTGSLTAVRKNAKFKYNVAFIPRNVRHKAPLGGAFMVIMKGLSPEKKKAAWDFLKWLTNAENLARWSRFTGYFAPRKSSYDLPVMKEFTAAHPDAVVGLDQLRLYGYPILQVYNSIAVRKALEDEMHALLNNKTTVEKAAAEAQKKANQIMAPYNKDHASAP, from the coding sequence ATGAAGCTTTCAAGGCACGCAGTAGTGGCAGTTGTGGTCCTTGCAATCGTTGCAATGGTGTTGCCCCTGTCGGCATTTGCGAGAACCAAGATCGAGTATTTCTTCCCGACCATGGTGGAAGGACCGCTGGCTCGGGAGATGACCAAGATTGTCAACGAGTACAACAAGATGCAGGACCAGGTAAAGGTCATCGCCGCCTATACCGGCACCTACGACGAGACAAAGATCAAGGCCCAGGCGGCCTTCGAGGCCGGCAAACCCCCGGCGGTCGTGTTGATGTCGCCTTTCTCGATATTCGACTTCGTACTGAGCGACTATCTCGAGCCTCTCAACCCAATGATCAAGGCGGACGGCATGGACCCCGAGGAGTTTTTCGCTGACTTCTGGGAGGCTGCCCACCCCAACGCGATTTTCGACGGCACGATCGTCGCCGTGCCGTTCCAGATGTCGACTCCCCTGCTCTACGTCAACTGCGAGCATCTGGCAGAGGTCGGCCTCAGCTGCGAGAAGCCTCCGGCCACCTGGAAGGAGCTCGTTGCTGCGGCCAAGAAGCTGACCAAGAAACAGGGCAACAAGGTCATCCGCTGGGGCATCATGATGCCCTCGAACTACGACTACCTCGGCTGGCTTTTGGAGGCGCTGACCCTCACGAACGGCGGCCGTTTCTTCAACACCGACTACCGTGGCGAGGTCTACTACGACACCCCTACAACCAAGGGGGCGCTTCAACTCTGGTACGATTTCGTCTACAAACACGGCGTGATGCCTGCGGGTGTGACCGAAGGCAGGGAGGTCGGAGCCGCGTTCTTTGCTGGAAAGGCATCGATGGTCATGCTGAGTACGGGTTCCCTCACCGCCGTGCGGAAGAATGCGAAGTTCAAGTACAACGTCGCCTTCATTCCGAGGAACGTGCGCCACAAGGCGCCCCTCGGCGGCGCGTTCATGGTGATAATGAAAGGGTTGAGCCCTGAGAAGAAGAAGGCTGCCTGGGATTTCCTGAAGTGGCTTACGAACGCCGAGAACCTCGCCCGCTGGAGCCGGTTTACGGGCTACTTTGCACCGCGTAAGAGCTCCTACGACCTCCCGGTGATGAAGGAATTCACCGCGGCCCACCCGGATGCCGTGGTGGGGTTGGACCAGCTCCGACTCTACGGTTATCCGATCCTCCAGGTCTACAATTCGATCGCCGTCCGCAAGGCCCTCGAAGACGAGATGCACGCGCTCCTCAACAACAAGACGACCGTTGAGAAGGCCGCAGCAGAGGCGCAGAAGAAGGCCAACCAGATCATGGCTCCTTACAACAAGGATCACGCCTCGGCGCCTTAA
- a CDS encoding HAD family phosphatase: protein MGRIKAAIFDMDGLMVETESLYFQAESEVARRYGKTFTREVMEKMMGYKATRSIQIMMEALLIQGDVHEIETLRDDLYRELLLKGVKPMDGLFDLLCWLESHGFRKAVATSSKPIFKEIIFDRLHLHDRFELVVTGEDVSRGKPSPEIYRLALHRLGLGPRQCVVLEDSAVGLKSAKGAGCSCIVVPNDYTRNQDFSGADLVAPHLFHEGIRRFFQTT, encoded by the coding sequence ATGGGAAGGATCAAGGCGGCGATCTTCGATATGGATGGTCTCATGGTGGAGACCGAGAGTCTCTACTTCCAGGCCGAGTCCGAGGTCGCCAGGCGGTACGGGAAGACTTTCACCCGAGAAGTCATGGAGAAGATGATGGGCTACAAGGCCACCCGGTCGATACAGATCATGATGGAAGCCCTTCTCATACAAGGAGACGTCCACGAGATCGAGACCTTGCGTGACGACCTTTACAGGGAGCTCCTCCTGAAGGGTGTCAAACCCATGGACGGGCTCTTCGACCTTCTCTGCTGGCTTGAGAGTCATGGTTTTCGTAAGGCCGTGGCCACCTCCTCGAAACCGATCTTCAAAGAGATCATTTTCGACCGCCTCCACCTCCACGACCGGTTCGAGCTGGTCGTGACCGGAGAAGACGTCTCCAGAGGCAAGCCATCGCCTGAGATCTATCGACTCGCTCTCCACAGGCTCGGACTCGGCCCGCGGCAGTGTGTGGTATTGGAGGATTCGGCCGTGGGTCTGAAATCCGCAAAAGGGGCAGGATGCTCCTGCATCGTAGTGCCCAACGATTACACCCGCAACCAGGACTTCTCCGGTGCGGACCTGGTCGCTCCCCATCTATTTCACGAAGGAATAAGGCGCTTCTTCCAGACGACATAG
- a CDS encoding metallophosphoesterase: MRLRIGLITDIHSGPDMDTRLGSAAFPLLDRFVKEMSRRFRPDLIVDLGDRINDVSASEDVERIGRVKSRLESVGVPVLFLHGNHDLINIDKRQMRELLGKKSDYESMDFMGYHLVLLNTQDPTFGGVGGTISEDQLRWLDEDLDRCTGPVLIFSHHPLDEQKFDSHWFFAKHPDFALAVNRERSRALFARSGKVKAVFNGHMHWNNVEVIDGIPYITIGSLVDGGLTDGRPASAFAEVTLDEGVRVSVEVRGELPMSFSYP, translated from the coding sequence GTGCGGCTTCGCATTGGACTGATAACCGACATTCACAGTGGACCGGATATGGATACGCGTCTCGGATCGGCTGCGTTCCCTCTTTTGGATAGGTTCGTGAAGGAGATGTCACGGCGATTTCGGCCGGATCTGATCGTCGACCTTGGAGACCGTATCAACGACGTCAGCGCAAGCGAGGATGTGGAGAGAATCGGAAGGGTGAAGAGTCGTCTGGAATCGGTCGGCGTTCCGGTCCTCTTCCTTCACGGGAACCACGATTTGATCAATATAGACAAGCGACAGATGCGGGAACTTCTCGGCAAGAAATCCGATTACGAATCGATGGACTTTATGGGGTACCACCTGGTTCTTCTGAACACTCAGGATCCGACATTCGGCGGAGTGGGCGGCACCATCTCAGAAGATCAGCTCAGGTGGCTCGACGAGGACCTTGACAGGTGCACTGGTCCTGTCTTGATTTTTTCCCACCACCCCCTTGACGAACAGAAATTCGACTCTCACTGGTTTTTCGCGAAGCATCCGGACTTCGCTCTGGCGGTAAACCGCGAGCGATCACGGGCTCTCTTCGCGCGTTCCGGCAAAGTCAAGGCCGTCTTCAACGGGCATATGCACTGGAACAACGTGGAGGTGATCGATGGAATTCCGTATATCACCATCGGATCCCTCGTGGACGGCGGCCTCACCGACGGACGCCCGGCCAGTGCTTTTGCCGAGGTGACCTTGGATGAAGGCGTACGGGTCAGCGTCGAAGTGAGGGGAGAACTGCCGATGTCGTTCTCGTATCCGTGA
- a CDS encoding electron transfer flavoprotein subunit alpha/FixB family protein: MGGEVWVFVESVEGAIRKVSLELLCAADGFSKEIGGPVGAVLLGRPTDSALENLRSYADRVYLAEDERLAAYTSDGYTLALASLVRKHGPAVLLAGSTSTGRDLFPRVAVRLKTGLIPDCTGLAIGDEGRLLATRPIYGGKVFCQVSIPEASPQMATVRPNTFTLEKMNKRAEVIRDTTGLEGGEIRQKVEGVEKTTQEKVDVAEAEVVVGVGRGIRDPGNFKAVQDLADALGATIGVTRAVVDNGWWDVNDQIGKSGKNISARLYFAFGLSGAIHHVLGIQTCKTVVAVNTDTNALIFNYADYALVGDMMEVIPALKEEITKMKDEV, from the coding sequence ATGGGCGGAGAGGTTTGGGTATTTGTTGAGAGCGTAGAGGGCGCCATCCGCAAGGTCAGCCTCGAACTGTTATGCGCGGCTGATGGATTCTCAAAGGAGATCGGGGGACCTGTTGGAGCCGTGCTCCTGGGAAGGCCCACGGATTCGGCACTGGAGAATCTCCGGTCTTACGCTGACCGGGTCTACCTTGCCGAAGATGAGAGACTCGCAGCCTACACCAGCGACGGCTACACACTCGCTCTCGCCTCCCTTGTCAGGAAGCACGGTCCCGCTGTCCTGCTGGCCGGTTCCACCTCCACGGGCAGAGACCTCTTTCCACGGGTCGCGGTGCGTCTGAAAACCGGTCTCATCCCCGACTGTACTGGTCTGGCAATCGGCGACGAGGGGAGACTCCTTGCCACTCGCCCGATATACGGAGGAAAGGTCTTCTGCCAGGTCTCAATCCCCGAGGCCTCCCCTCAGATGGCAACGGTAAGGCCCAACACGTTCACCTTGGAAAAGATGAACAAGAGGGCTGAGGTGATCCGGGACACCACAGGTCTCGAGGGGGGCGAGATCCGGCAGAAAGTCGAGGGGGTTGAGAAGACCACCCAGGAGAAAGTCGACGTGGCTGAAGCCGAGGTGGTTGTCGGCGTGGGTCGAGGCATCAGGGACCCGGGCAACTTCAAGGCCGTTCAGGACCTGGCAGATGCCCTGGGAGCCACCATCGGTGTCACCCGGGCTGTGGTGGACAACGGGTGGTGGGATGTCAACGATCAGATCGGCAAGAGCGGCAAGAACATCTCGGCGCGGCTCTACTTTGCCTTCGGCCTGTCAGGGGCCATCCACCACGTCCTCGGGATCCAGACCTGCAAGACGGTTGTGGCCGTCAACACCGATACCAACGCTTTGATCTTCAACTACGCGGACTATGCCCTGGTGGGAGACATGATGGAGGTGATCCCGGCCCTCAAGGAGGAGATCACGAAGATGAAGGACGAGGTCTGA
- a CDS encoding homocitrate synthase has translation MRKKENKIYIIDVTNRDGVQTSRLGLAKLQKTIINLMLNEMGIYQSEFGFPVTRHETHYLNANLKLAKMGVLKPIILSGWIRAIVGDVKQALALTEVEHLNISASTSKQMIRGKYRGKRSGNDVIKDMTEALDYAKTHGIKTVGVNAEDASRTDLDFLIRFALAAKDHGADRFRYCDTLGYEDPFTIYDRIKTVARKVEIPIELHCHNDLGMVVANSVAGAKGAIDAGVDAYINTCINGMGERAGNADLVSVILAVQKSSGFADKYQLDERVDLSKSWQIATYASYAFDVAVPINQPGVGANAFAHESGIHADGALKDRHNYELYDYEELGRGEPEIIETGRKITAGEYSGIRGFRNVYEKLEVRFNDDEEATRILELVRYANVHTQKPLTKRELLFIARYPEIAKELMTFTPLAEWETKK, from the coding sequence ATGCGCAAGAAGGAGAATAAGATCTACATTATCGACGTCACGAACCGGGACGGCGTCCAGACCTCCCGGTTGGGCCTGGCCAAACTCCAGAAGACCATCATCAACCTGATGTTGAACGAGATGGGAATCTACCAGAGTGAGTTCGGATTCCCTGTGACACGCCACGAAACCCACTACCTCAACGCGAACCTGAAGCTCGCCAAGATGGGGGTTCTGAAACCGATCATCCTCAGCGGATGGATAAGGGCCATCGTGGGAGACGTCAAACAGGCGCTGGCTCTCACAGAGGTGGAGCATCTCAACATCTCGGCCTCCACTTCAAAACAGATGATCCGGGGAAAATACAGGGGCAAAAGGTCAGGCAACGATGTGATCAAGGACATGACCGAAGCCCTTGACTATGCCAAGACCCATGGGATCAAGACCGTGGGCGTCAATGCCGAGGATGCATCGAGGACAGATCTGGATTTTCTCATCCGGTTCGCCCTGGCCGCCAAGGACCACGGGGCGGACCGTTTCCGATACTGCGATACCCTCGGTTATGAGGACCCCTTCACCATCTACGATAGGATCAAGACAGTCGCCCGGAAGGTGGAGATCCCCATAGAGCTCCACTGCCACAACGATCTGGGCATGGTCGTCGCCAATTCGGTGGCAGGAGCCAAAGGGGCAATCGATGCCGGCGTGGACGCCTATATCAATACCTGCATAAACGGAATGGGTGAAAGAGCCGGCAACGCCGATCTCGTATCCGTCATTCTGGCCGTGCAGAAATCGAGCGGATTCGCCGACAAGTACCAACTCGACGAGCGCGTCGACCTCTCTAAGTCCTGGCAGATTGCCACCTACGCCTCCTATGCCTTCGACGTGGCCGTCCCCATCAACCAGCCAGGGGTGGGGGCCAATGCCTTTGCCCACGAATCAGGGATTCACGCCGACGGTGCCCTCAAGGACCGGCACAACTACGAACTCTATGACTACGAGGAGCTAGGCAGAGGGGAGCCGGAAATCATAGAAACCGGGAGGAAGATAACCGCAGGCGAGTACAGTGGAATCAGAGGATTCCGCAATGTCTACGAAAAGCTCGAAGTGCGCTTCAATGACGACGAGGAGGCGACGAGAATCCTCGAACTGGTCAGGTATGCCAACGTCCACACCCAGAAGCCCCTTACCAAGCGGGAATTGCTCTTCATCGCCCGGTATCCTGAGATCGCCAAGGAACTGATGACGTTCACCCCCCTGGCGGAATGGGAAACCAAGAAATGA
- a CDS encoding FAD-dependent oxidoreductase: MERIDVVIVGGGLAGLSCAYGLADSGLTVLVLERGDFSGSKNVTGGRIYLEPVRRLLPDLWDEAPLERHVVRERLTLLGRTNSTSIDHYSDRRDQRPYPSYTILRARFDRWLSEKVAERGGFVIPQKRVDDLLMDGKRVVGVTAGDEEIPARVVVAADGVLSFLAERAGLRRDFEPEDLAVGYKEIIHLGDRKIEDRFNLEPGQGAAQLFVGAITGGMMGGGFIYTNKETISLGMVLGLAPLTRLQNGIEAYRLLDAFKERPEIRRLVEGGETVEYSAHLIPEGGIRRLAGLVRDGMLVVGDAAGFGLNMLVTVRGMEYAMISGVLAAETIKRAAQSNDFSASTLSHYEYLLKRSVIIRDMETFRRSAEILKNPRLFSLYPQSVCDLLEKVMEIDEKPKERLSSTVFKELRRNILTLRGIKDLWSLRGI, from the coding sequence GTGGAAAGAATCGATGTAGTAATCGTGGGAGGAGGCCTGGCAGGTCTCTCCTGTGCCTATGGATTGGCCGACTCGGGACTTACGGTGCTGGTGCTCGAGAGGGGAGACTTCTCTGGAAGCAAGAACGTCACGGGCGGCAGAATCTATCTCGAACCCGTCCGGAGGCTTCTCCCCGACCTGTGGGACGAGGCCCCCCTGGAAAGGCACGTGGTACGGGAAAGACTCACGCTGCTGGGCAGGACGAACTCAACATCCATCGACCATTACAGCGACAGGCGCGACCAGCGCCCCTATCCGAGCTACACCATCCTCCGGGCTAGGTTCGACCGGTGGCTTTCCGAGAAGGTGGCCGAGAGAGGGGGCTTCGTTATCCCCCAGAAGCGGGTAGACGACCTGCTCATGGATGGAAAGAGGGTGGTGGGAGTAACAGCAGGAGATGAAGAGATCCCTGCGCGGGTCGTTGTGGCTGCCGACGGCGTGCTCTCCTTCCTGGCAGAGAGAGCCGGCCTTAGGAGGGACTTCGAGCCTGAGGATCTCGCCGTGGGGTACAAGGAGATCATCCACCTGGGGGACCGGAAGATCGAGGACCGCTTCAACCTGGAACCGGGCCAGGGAGCGGCCCAACTCTTTGTGGGAGCTATCACCGGAGGTATGATGGGCGGCGGTTTCATATACACCAACAAGGAGACCATCTCCCTGGGTATGGTCCTCGGCCTCGCACCCTTGACCCGGTTGCAGAACGGTATCGAAGCATACCGGCTCCTCGATGCATTCAAAGAACGCCCCGAGATCAGACGGCTTGTCGAGGGAGGGGAGACCGTAGAGTACTCGGCTCATCTCATTCCGGAGGGCGGAATTCGCAGATTGGCAGGCCTTGTGCGCGATGGAATGCTCGTGGTGGGCGATGCCGCCGGATTCGGCCTCAACATGCTCGTCACGGTCCGCGGCATGGAGTACGCCATGATCTCAGGTGTGCTGGCCGCAGAAACGATCAAGCGTGCCGCACAGTCGAACGATTTCTCGGCTTCCACCCTCTCCCACTATGAATACCTCTTGAAGCGGAGTGTGATCATCAGGGATATGGAGACATTCAGACGTTCCGCCGAGATACTGAAAAACCCGAGACTCTTTTCCCTCTACCCCCAGTCCGTCTGTGACCTTTTAGAAAAGGTGATGGAGATAGACGAAAAACCGAAAGAGAGGCTCTCCTCCACCGTTTTCAAGGAACTTCGAAGAAATATCCTCACCCTCCGGGGGATCAAGGATCTCTGGAGCCTACGGGGTATCTAG
- a CDS encoding sn-glycerol-1-phosphate dehydrogenase, translating to MDKARIERLLQSVSYTREFLMGPGFVSEIPGAAKRSFPGSRIAVVADDNTFRAAGGMVIDGLYGAGLDVAGKFVFPGTPTLHADYRHVEDLRQFLVECDAIPIAVGSGTINDITKLASHESGRKYMVVPTAASVDGYSAYGAAILVDGFKQTIDSPAPLAIVADTRVLKDAPPEMTAAGYGDLLGKITAGADWIIADSVNVEAVNPFTWEMVQKDLRKWLGQPERLLEGDLHAIEQLFEGLTVSGLAMQAQRSSRPASGTEHHFSHVWEMLNLEKDGIPVSHGFKVAIGTLAASAMLETVFAREIGRLDVDAACDRYPSLEDRQNQVRGAFFGNPAGTGVGPRDSESLSAGQSLGRRIVDQAGKGVVDRIVATTLAKHLTKDELRERLALVRSRWDVLRSRVKAQLLPYSELRGMLARAKCPTSPDQINLSRGQVRETFFLAQMIRERYTVLDLAYEMGWLEECVEEIFSSGAFL from the coding sequence ATGGATAAAGCCAGGATCGAAAGACTTCTCCAGTCTGTTAGTTATACCCGCGAATTCCTGATGGGACCCGGGTTCGTCTCTGAAATCCCGGGGGCTGCCAAGAGGAGCTTTCCGGGTTCCAGAATCGCTGTTGTTGCAGATGACAATACCTTCAGGGCAGCCGGGGGAATGGTAATCGATGGGTTGTATGGCGCCGGGCTTGATGTTGCAGGAAAATTCGTTTTTCCAGGTACGCCGACGCTCCATGCCGACTACAGGCATGTGGAGGATCTGAGGCAATTCCTGGTCGAGTGCGATGCGATTCCGATCGCGGTGGGATCGGGGACCATCAATGATATTACAAAGTTGGCCTCACACGAAAGCGGCCGTAAGTACATGGTTGTGCCTACGGCCGCCTCAGTCGATGGTTACTCCGCCTATGGCGCCGCGATACTGGTGGATGGTTTCAAGCAGACAATCGATTCTCCGGCTCCCCTGGCGATTGTTGCGGATACACGCGTTTTGAAAGACGCCCCGCCGGAGATGACCGCCGCGGGTTACGGCGATCTCCTCGGAAAGATTACGGCCGGAGCCGATTGGATTATCGCCGACAGCGTCAATGTAGAGGCCGTCAACCCTTTCACTTGGGAAATGGTACAGAAGGATCTGCGCAAGTGGTTGGGCCAACCCGAGAGACTCCTGGAAGGGGACCTCCATGCCATTGAGCAGCTTTTTGAAGGTCTGACAGTATCGGGTCTGGCCATGCAGGCTCAGAGGAGTTCCCGCCCGGCATCGGGAACGGAACACCATTTCAGCCACGTTTGGGAGATGCTGAATCTGGAGAAAGACGGGATTCCGGTTTCCCACGGTTTCAAGGTCGCCATTGGAACCCTTGCCGCCTCGGCCATGTTGGAGACGGTTTTTGCCAGAGAGATCGGGCGGCTCGATGTCGATGCCGCCTGCGATCGGTACCCCAGTCTGGAAGACCGGCAAAACCAGGTCCGAGGCGCTTTTTTCGGTAATCCGGCAGGCACGGGAGTGGGTCCTAGAGACAGTGAGAGCCTGTCGGCCGGCCAATCCCTGGGCAGGCGAATCGTCGATCAAGCGGGCAAAGGAGTCGTGGACCGGATCGTTGCGACGACTCTGGCGAAACATCTGACAAAGGACGAACTGCGGGAAAGGCTTGCACTGGTTCGATCCCGGTGGGACGTCCTGCGGTCGAGGGTGAAAGCTCAGTTGCTCCCCTATTCGGAATTGAGGGGGATGTTGGCCAGGGCAAAGTGCCCCACCTCACCGGATCAGATCAATCTCTCGCGCGGGCAGGTAAGGGAGACCTTCTTCCTGGCACAGATGATCCGCGAACGGTACACCGTGCTCGATCTGGCCTATGAAATGGGTTGGCTCGAGGAGTGTGTCGAAGAAATCTTTTCATCGGGAGCTTTCCTCTAG
- a CDS encoding glucose 1-dehydrogenase, protein MKTSYDLEGKVAIVTGGGRGIGRAIALALARFGVKVAIASRTPEELESVAGEIRKGGGEAVPLVTDITDSRQLELLVEATVSEFKRIDILVNNAARSFLKSLMELREDGWNKIFDTNCKAPFLLSRAVARHMIQQGGGGRIINITTIGAERAGAGMGAYHASKAALKMLTMCMAAEWAQYNINVNAVGPGFTRTAFSEPVWSTPEVQDRIVKRIPKGRIAEPEEVVGAVLFLASDASDYITGQTIYVDGGTMVAL, encoded by the coding sequence ATGAAGACCAGCTATGATCTCGAGGGTAAGGTCGCCATAGTCACAGGTGGGGGCAGAGGTATCGGCAGGGCCATCGCCCTGGCTCTTGCCCGTTTCGGGGTCAAGGTGGCGATTGCCAGCAGAACCCCGGAGGAACTGGAATCCGTGGCCGGGGAGATCCGTAAGGGGGGAGGTGAGGCGGTCCCCCTGGTGACGGACATTACAGATAGCAGGCAGTTGGAACTCCTCGTCGAGGCCACGGTGAGTGAATTCAAGCGGATCGACATTCTGGTCAACAATGCGGCCAGGAGTTTCCTCAAGTCCCTTATGGAATTGCGGGAGGACGGCTGGAACAAGATCTTCGACACCAACTGCAAGGCCCCTTTTCTCCTCAGCCGCGCCGTGGCTCGGCATATGATCCAACAGGGGGGAGGCGGAAGAATCATAAACATCACCACCATAGGAGCCGAAAGGGCCGGAGCCGGCATGGGTGCATACCACGCCAGCAAGGCGGCCCTCAAGATGCTCACCATGTGTATGGCCGCTGAGTGGGCACAGTACAATATCAATGTCAACGCCGTAGGGCCCGGATTCACAAGAACAGCCTTCAGTGAGCCTGTGTGGAGCACTCCTGAAGTGCAGGACCGGATTGTCAAGAGAATCCCCAAAGGTCGCATCGCGGAGCCGGAAGAGGTGGTCGGAGCGGTTCTGTTCCTGGCCTCCGACGCCTCGGATTATATCACAGGCCAAACCATCTACGTAGACGGTGGCACCATGGTCGCCCTTTAG
- a CDS encoding 4Fe-4S dicluster domain-containing protein, giving the protein MEIQEKLAVDAFKNDTESHITLDQEKCMICRERFCIYACPAHLYELNEESRKMQVEFAGCLECGTCLIACIYGAVTWRYPRGEFGVQYRYG; this is encoded by the coding sequence ATGGAAATCCAGGAAAAACTGGCCGTCGATGCCTTCAAGAACGATACGGAAAGCCACATCACCCTCGACCAGGAAAAATGCATGATCTGCAGGGAGCGGTTCTGCATATACGCCTGTCCGGCCCATCTTTACGAACTGAACGAGGAGAGCAGAAAAATGCAGGTTGAATTCGCCGGCTGCCTCGAATGCGGAACCTGCCTGATCGCGTGTATTTACGGGGCCGTCACATGGAGATATCCCAGGGGCGAGTTCGGCGTACAGTACCGGTACGGATGA